In a genomic window of Chaetodon auriga isolate fChaAug3 chromosome 1, fChaAug3.hap1, whole genome shotgun sequence:
- the ccnd1 gene encoding G1/S-specific cyclin-D1, giving the protein MDDQLLCCEVDSIRRAYQDVNLLNDRVLHTMLKAEENYLPSPNYFKCVQKEIVPKMRKMVATWMLEVCEEQKCEEEVFPLAMNYLDRFLSVEATRKTRLQLLGATCMFLASKMKETVPLTAEKLCIYTDNSVQPGELLQMELLVLSKLKWDLASVTPHDFIEHFLSKLKIYPSTKQILRKHAQTFVALCATDVNFIASPPSMVAAGSVVAAVQGLYLKRQDASLSSQNLTNFLSQVIRSDPDCLRACQEQIESLLESSLRQAQQHSNATETKHVDEDVDLSCTPTDVRDINI; this is encoded by the exons ATGGACgaccagctgctctgctgcgaAGTGGACTCCATCAGGAGAGCCTACCAGGACGTCAACCTGCTCAACGACCGTGTTCTACACACCATGCTGAAGGCTGAGGAAAACTACTTACCGTCGCCAAACTACTTCAAGTGTGTTCAGAAAGAAATTGTACCCAAAATGAGGAAAATGGTTGCCACCTGGATGTTAGAG GTCTGCGAGGAACAGAAATGTGAGGAGGAAGTTTTTCCACTGGCTATGAACTATTTGGACAGATTTTTATCAGTGGAGGCCACCAGGAAAACAAGACTACAGCTGCTGGGAGCCACATGCATGTTTCTAGCATCTAAGATGAAGGAGACTGTGCCCTTAACAGCGGAGAAACTCTGTATCTACACGGACAACTCGGTCCAGCCTGGAGAGCTGCTG CAAATGGAGCTGCTGGTTCTCAGCAAACTGAAATGGGACCTGGCTTCAGTCACACCTCATGACTTCATCGAGCACTTCCTGTCCAAGCTGAAGATTTACCCATCCACCAAGCAGATCCTCAGGAAACATGCCCAGACCTTTGTGGCTCTCTGCGCTACAG aCGTCAACTTCATCGCCAGTCCCCCATCCATGGTAGCAGCAGGCAGCGTGGTGGCAGCTGTTCAAGGTCTCTATCTGAAGAGGCAGGATGCTTCTTTGTCCTCCCAGAACCTCACCAACTTCCTGTCACAGGTCATTCGCAGTGACCCG GACTGCTTGCGGGCATGTCAGGAGCAGATAGAGTCTCTGCTTGAGTCCAGCCTGCGGCAGGCTCAGCAGCACAGCAAtgcaacagaaaccaaacaTGTGGACGAGGATGTGGACCTGTCCTGTACCCCAACAGATGTCAGAGATATCAACATCTGA